One genomic segment of Manis pentadactyla isolate mManPen7 chromosome 1, mManPen7.hap1, whole genome shotgun sequence includes these proteins:
- the IGSF10 gene encoding immunoglobulin superfamily member 10 has protein sequence MKVTDREITCWLFFTVICLVASPGGRACPRRCACYVPTEVHCTFRYLTSIPDNIPRDVERINLGYNSLARLTEMDFSGLNKLELLMLHSNGIHTIPAKTFSNLQALQVLKMSYNKVRKLQKDTFYGLRSLTRLHLDHNSIEFINPEVFNGLTFLRLVHLEGNQLTKLHPDTFVSLRYLQIFKTSFVKYLYLSDNFLSSLPQEMISYMPYLESLYLHGNPWTCDCHLKWLSDWIQEKPDIIKCKKDRSPSSPQQCPLCMNPRTSKGKPLAMVPAVAFRCAKPSIDPSLKLKSLLILEDSGSVSMSPQDFMSPLGSLTLNLTDQSGNEANMVCSIQKPSQTSSIILTEENDYIMLNTSFSTFLVCDIDYSHIQSVWQVLALYSDFPLILERSHLLPETSHHGYKYNQVAPEPNDIFTNIEAVLKADPPWLMQDRISLQLNRTATTLSVLQIQYSSDAQVSLPRAEMRPVNHKWTMISRDNNTKLEHTVLVGGTIDLDCPGLGDPTPHLEWVLADGSKVTAPYVSEDGRILIDRSGKLELQMADSFDTGTYHCISTNYDDTDILTYRITVVEPYIKAYHENGIHHTAFIGETLDLPCYSTGIPDASVSWVLPGRTVLYQSSRDRQILNNGTLRILQITPKDQGHYRCIAANPSGIDFLINKVSIKTKGQKPVDKDVETDGSGLDEPNPAAHSQEPPVAQPSTSSPVGAAVGNQASSTSKKHNYQEPVHLGRGDSTNRLFRERRKQFPPSARRIDPLRWAALLEKAKKNAVSERKEKSTTRPPVLVTQLLDIHGEEVDSSGLLPPDEEFMVLATEVPSVLVRTRAAHPRTVSNSPVTNTTAGTSISPIASPQTLPPGKPVDSKRSAAAETTAVSTDVNPATSSKRQGTANQKVPTISPPLPEATQFHGSDDMGKRREHLETAHPVTVGTSAEDVNIKMLRSANSKADVFSGVVSAMESHQTSVTGTSEPRSNRISSPVTQKLSTSKCLSSTHTPARSQLQISRNSTTNIPLSGRFGRRRKIWGRGRFISSYRTPLLRQHRYSFVRPTFRGSSEESASAFPATGHNMGCPSCSPRERLATSTAARPFPSSLPISSTKAEIATVTAAASTTLVHSPLLPFENRPNVDTEKTTPTIKYFSAEGTQVTPAGAVMTLASTARVFMEKAHIKNIVYPSASNTGEIKRDSVITLPLPGPSTKPPMPTSIAITRFSRRKIPWHQIFVNNYMQKGRIKSHHKFGSQKSRNTVLAKIPPALPRNKVSPTFPSTTLSAGVMQILSVTSAATHHNLTATHSPVSVPPVKQLLFPPVHTILPSISIKESSTHFISMQTAILTTPSTAPVSIISKTQTIRPRTREVQRKKEPQENRNHPNTSPNQSSGFSTARARTPPDLTAHETSAQPSVSVFTHSPIESPKGISSIIGLHPRTLNLTDTGERLPQESTQTSSTTASETTLSSRPHQTTPRNTIPRHSTVPPLLSSCATPAPIHTSLPVNDQSAVTGNVASPSSRIMTNIMARPPESSGHNANPEELAAEIATPPKARPNAKYTTGTTHFLYSSLLQSAPVPALTIVKPQSSKLTPSPLSENHFWNKSYREIAEKGKKSIVSMLPTPGLPEDTNRVSNWDIQETAKKSRFDKIPVQITTSELLPFDSLSRNIFERPRIVGGKAASFTVPANSDAFLPCEAVGTPLPTIHWTRVSSGLDLSKRKENSRFQVLPNGTLAIQEVDIQDRGQYLCSASNPLGTDHLHVTLSVVSYPPRILERRNKEITVHSGGTVELKCSAEGSPSPMIYWILANQTVVSESSEGKRQALVKSDGTLVIHSLSIYDRGFYKCMANNSAGQDSLLVRLQVIAAPPVILEQKRQVIAGMWGESLKLPCTAKGTPQPSVHWVLTDGTKVTPLQLINSKLFLFSNGTLHVRNVASSDRGTYECIATSSTGSERRVVILTVEEQETIPRIESASQKWTEVNFGDKLLLNCSAIGEPKPKIIWRLPSKAVVDQWHRMGSRIHVYPNGSLFIGSITEKDGGDYLCVARNKLGDDLILMHVSLRLKPAKIDHKQHFKKQVFHGKDFQVDCKASGSPIPEISWSLPDGTMINNAMQADDSGHRTRRYTLFDNGTLYFNKVGIAEEGDYTCYAQNTLGKDEMKVHLTVVTAAPRIRQGYKTNSRIKAGDTAVLDCEVIGEPRPKIFWLLPSRDMISFSKDRYTFHANGSLSISKVKLLDSGEYVCVARNPSGDDTKMYKLDIVSQPPLINGLYTNKTVIKATAVRHSKRLFDCRAEGSPSPQIMWIMPDNIFLTAPYYGSRITVYGNGTLEIRNVRLSDSADFICVARNEGGESMLVVQLEVLEMLRRPTFRYPFNEKVVAQIGKPTVLNCSVDGNPPPEMIWILPNGTQFPNEPQNSQYLIASNGSFIIYKTTRGDAGKYRCAARNKVGYIEKLIVLGIGQKPVILTYAVGIVYCISGDSLSLHCVSDGSPKPNIKWTVPSGYVIDRPQSNGKYTLHENGTLVIKEATAYDRGNYICKAQNSVGHALITVPVMVVAYPPRITNRPPRSILTRTGAVVQLQCVALGVPKPEITWEMPDHSLLSRAYKGRAHGIEPPHPQGTLVIQNPQTSDSGVYKCTAKNPLGSDYATTHIQVI, from the exons atataataaaatgcaaaaaggaCAGAAGTCCCTCCAGTCCTCAGCAATGTCCACTTTGCATGAACCCCAGGACCTCTAAAGGCAAGCCCTTAGCTATGGTCCCAGCTGTGGCTTTCCGGTGTGCCAAGCCAAGCATTGACCCATCCCTGAAACTGAAGAGCCTGCTGATTTTGGAAGACAGTGGTTCTGTGTCCATGTCTCCCCAAGATTTCATGTCACCCTTGGGCTCCCTCACATTGAATCTGACAGACCAGTCTGGAAATGAAGCTAACATGGTCTGCAGTATCCAGAAGCCCTCCCAGACATCCTCCATTATACTCACTGAGGAAAATGACTACATCATGCTCAATACATCATTTTCAACATTTCTGGTGTGTGACATAGATTACAGTCACATTCAGTCAGTTTGGCAAGTTCTGGCTTTGTACAGTGACTTTCCTCTGATACTAGAAAGGAGCCACTTGCTCCCTGAAACATCACACCATGGCTACAAATATAATCAAGTGGCTCCTGAGCCCAACGACATTTTTACCAACATAGAGGCTGTTCTCAAAGCAGATCCCCCTTGGCTAATGCAAGACCGAATTTCCTTGCAACTAAACAGAACTGCCACCACACTCAGTGTGCTGCAGATCCAGTACTCTAGTGATGCTCAGGTCTCTTTACCAAGGGCAGAGATGAGGCCAGTGAACCACAAATGGACCATGATTTCCAGGGATAACAACACTAAGCTGGAACACACTGTTTTGGTCGGTGGGACCATTGACCTAGACTGCCCAGGCCTGGGAGATCCCACCCCACATCTGGAGTGGGTTCTAGCTGATGGAAGTAAAGTGACAGCCCCTTATGTTAGTGAGGATGGACGAATCCTAATAGACAGAAGTGGAAAACTGGAGCTCCAGATGGCTGACAGCTTTGACACAGGCACATACCACTGCATAAGCACCAATTACGATGATACAGATATTCTCACCTACAGGATTACTGTGGTAGAGCCCTACATCAAAGCCTACCACGAAAATGGTATTCATCACACAGCATTCATTGGTGAAACACTTGACCTCCCATGCTATTCTACTGGTATCCCAGATGCCTCTGTTAGCTGGGTTCTTCCAGGAAGAACTGTGCTCTATCAGTCCTCAAGAGACAGACAAATTCTCAACAATGGCACACTAAGGATATTACAGATCACCCCAAAAGACCAGGGTCATTATCGTTGTATAGCAGCCAACCCATCAGGTATAGATTTTCTGATTAACAAAGTTTCAATCAAAACAAAAGGGCAAAAGCCAGTGGACAAAGATGTAGAAACAGATGGCTCTGGACTGGATGAGCCTAATCCCGCTGCTCACTCTCAAGAGCCCCCAGTCGCCCAACCCTCTACATCTTCTCCAGTGGGAGCTGCAGTGGGAAACCAAGCCTCCAGCACGAGCAAGAAGCACAACTACCAGGAACCAGTGCACCTGGGGCGTGGAGATTCAACAAACCGCCTCTTTAGGGAGCGCAGGAAGCAGTTCCCTCCCTCTGCTCGGAGAATTGACCCACTACGCTGGGCAGCACTTTTGGAGAAAGCTAAAAAGAATGCTGtgtcagagaggaaggagaaaagcacAACAAGGCCACCTGTCCTGGTCACCCAGCTCCTGGACATACACGGTGAGGAAGTGGACTCTTCAGGCCTGCTCCCTCCAGATGAGGAATTTATGGTCCTGGCAACTGAAGTTCCCAGTGTTCTGGTAAGGACCAGGGCTGCCCACCCCAGGACAGTATCTAACAGCCCTGTGACAAATACAACAGCTGGCACCAGCATCTCCCCCATTGCAAGTCCACAAACACTACCACCAGGGAAACCAGTAGATTCCAAACGGTCTGCTGCTGCTGAAACGACAGCTGTGTCAACGGACGTAAACCCAGCCACATCAAGCAAAAGGCAAGGCACAGCCAACCAAAAGGTACCCACCATCTCTCCTCCGCTACCTGAAGCAACTCAGTTTCATGGCAGTGATGACAtggggaagaggagagagcaTCTGGAAACTGCCCATCCAGTAACAGTGGGGACTTCAGCTGAAGATGTCAATATCAAAATGCTTCGTAGTGCTAACAGCAAAGCTGATGTGTTCTCAGGGGTGGTAAGTGCTATGGAGAGTCATCAGACATCCGTAACAGGAACCAGTGAACCCAGGAGTAATCGCATCTCTTCTCCCGTGACTCAAAAGCTTAGCACCTCTAAGTGCCTCTCGAGCACACACACTCCTGCACGTTCTCAGTTACAGATTTCCAGAAATAGTACAACTAACATCCCTCTGTCTGGACGCTTTGGAAGACGGAGGAAAATCTGGGGCAGGGGGCGATTTATCAGCTCATACAGAACTCCACTTCTCCGACAGCACAGATACAGCTTTGTGAGACCAACTTTCAGAGGCTCTTCTGAAGAAAGTGCCAGTGCATTTCCAGCCACAGGGCACAACATGGGCTGCCCATCCTGTTCTCCCAGAGAGAGGCTCGCCACTTCCACAGCAGCAAGGCCTTTTccaagttctttgcccatttccTCCACTAAAGCTGAAATTGCCACAGTCACCGCAGCAGCATCTACAACTCTAGTCCACAGTCCTTTGTTACCATTTGAGAACAGACCAAATGTAGACACTGAGAAAACAACACCCACGATAAAATATTTCAGTGCTGAAGGTACACAAGTGACTCCAGCTGGTGCAGTCATGACTCTTGCCTCAACGGCCCGGGTATTTATGGAAAAAGCTCACATAAAAAATATTGTTTACCCAAGTGCATCTAACACCGGTGAAATTAAAAGAGATTCAGTGATTACATTACCTCTGCCAGGTCCCAGCACGAAGCCACCTATGCCTACTTCTATAGCCATTACAAGATTTTCAAGAAGGAAAATTCCCTGGCATCAGATTTTTGTAAACAACTATATGCAAAAAGGGAGGATAAAGAGTCACCATAAATTTGGTTCACAAAAGAGCAGAAACACAGTGCTTGCTAAAATACCCCCTGCTTTACCCAGGAATAAAGTTTCCCCCACCTTCCCTAGCACAACACTCTCAGCAGGTGTGATGCAGATTCTATCAGTAACATCAGCTGCGACTCACCACAATCTCACCGCAACACACAGTCCTGTCAGTGTCCCACCGGTGAAGCAGCTGCTCTTCCCTCCTGTTCACACTATACTTCCTAGTATCTCAatcaaagaatcaagtacacatTTCATATCAATGCAGACAGCCATACTGACGACTCCCTCTACTGCCCCTGTGTCTATCATCAGTAAAACCCAAACAATCAGACCCAGGACACGAGAAGTCCAAAGGAAAAAGGAGCCTCAGGAGAACAGGAATCACCCAAACACCTCTCCAAACCAGAGTTCTGGCTTCAGCACAGCCAGGGCTAGGACACCTCCTGATCTCACTGCCCATGAAACTTCAGCCCAGCCCAGTGTCTCTGTTTTCACTCATTCTCCCATAGAAAGCCCAAAAGGAATCTCAAGCATAATTGGTCTTCATCCAAGAACCCTTAATCTGACAGATACAGGTGAAAGGCTACCCCAAGAGAGTACTCAAACTTCTAGCACAACTGCTTCTGAAACCACTTTGTCCAGCAGACCACACCAGACTACACCTAGAAATACAATCCCTAGGCACTCAACCGTGCCACCCCTCCTGAGCAGCTGTGCTACTCCAGCACCCATCCACACCTCCCTGCCTGTGAACGATCAAAGTGCAGTTACGGGTAACGTGGCAAGTCCCTCTTCCAGGATAATGACAAATATAATGGCCAGGCCCCCTGAGTCCTCAGGGCACAACGCTAATCCAGAGGAATTAGCGGCAGAGATTGCTACACCTCCCAAAGCTCGCCCAAATGCCAAATACACAACAGGAACCACCCACTTTCTCTATTCCAGTCTCTTACAGTCTGCTCCTGTGCCAGCACTAACAATAGTCAAACCACAGAGTTCTAAATTGACTCCCTCTCCCTTGTCAGAAAACCACTTCTGGAACAAGTCATACCGAGAAATTGCTGAAAAAGGCAAAAAGTCAATAGTGAGCATGTTGCCCACCCCAGGCTTGCCAGAGGACACCAATCGTGTTTCAAACTGGGATATACAGGAGACTGCAAAGAAAAGTCGCTTTGATAAGATACCAGTTCAAATAACAACTTCTGAACTCCTTCCCTTTGACTCTTTGTCCAGGAATATATTCGAAAGGCCCAGAATAGTTGGAGGAAAAGCAGCAAGTTTTACTGTTCCAGCTAACTCAGATGCCTTTCTTCCTTGTGAGGCTGTTGGGactcccctccccaccatccactggACCAGAGTCTCATCAG GACTTGATTTGtctaaaaggaaagagaacagcAGGTTCCAGGTGCTCCCCAATGGCACGCTGGCCATACAGGAGGTGGACATTCAGGACCGTGGACAGTACCTGTGCTCTGCTTCCAATCCCCTGGGCACAGACCACCTTCACGTCACCTTGTCTGTGGTTTCCTATCCTCCCAGGATCCTGGAGAGACGTAACAAAGAGATCACAGTCCATTCTGGAGGCACTGTAGAATTGAAGTGCAGTGCTGAAGGTAGTCCAAGCCCTATGATTTACTGGATTCTCGCAAACCAAACAGTGGTCTCAGAATCCTCTGAGGGGAAAAGGCAGGCCCTAGTGAAATCTGACGGAACGCTGGTCATCCACAGTCTCAGCATCTATGACAGGGGCTTTTACAAATGCATGGCCAACAACTCAGCTGGCCAGGACTCACTGCTGGTTAGACTTCAAGTCATTGCAGCCCCACCTGTCATTCTAGAGCAAAAGAGGCAAGTCATTGCAGGGATGTGGGGTGAAAGTTTGAAACTGCCTTGTACTGCAAAAGGAACTCCTCAGCCTAGTGTCCACTGGGTCCTCACTGATGGCACCAAAGTGACACCATTACAGTTGATCAATTCCAAGTTGTTCTTATTTTCAAATGGGACACTGCATGTAAGAAATGTAGCTTCTTCAGACAGAGGCACTTATGAATGTATTGCTACCAGCTCCACTGGCTCAGAGAGAAGGGTGGTAATTCTTACAGTAGAAGAGCAAGAGACCATCCCCAGGATAGAATCTGCATCCCAGAAGTGGACTGAGGTGAATTTTGGGGACAAATTACTACTGAACTGCTCAGCCATTGGGGAACCCAAGCCCAAAATAATCTGGAGGTTACCATCCAAGGCTGTCGTCGACCAGTGGCACAG AATGGGCAGCCGGATCCATGTCTACCCAAACGGATCCCTGTTTATTGGATCAATAacagaaaaagatggtggtgacTACTTGTGTGTGGCAAGAAACAAGCTGGGAGATGATCTGATACTGATGCATGTCAGTCTAAGACTGAAACCTGCCAAAATTGACCATaagcaacattttaaaaagcaagtgtTTCATGGAAAAGATTTCCAAGTTGATTGCAAGGCTTCTGGCTCACCAATACCTGAGATATCCTGGAGTTTGCCTGATGGAACAATGATAAACAATGCAATGCAAGCAGATGACAGTGGCCACAGGACCAGGAGGTATACCCTTTTTGACAACGGAACCCTATACTTCAACAAAGTCGGGATAGCAGAGGAAGGAGATTATACTTGCTATGCCCAGAACACTCTAGGGAAGGATGAAATGAAGGTCCACCTAACGGTAGTAACAGCTGCCCCACGGATCAGGCAGGGTTACAAGACCAACTCAAGAATCAAGGCTGGAGACACAGCAGTCCTTGACTGTGAGGTCATTGGCGAACCCAGACCAAAAATATTTTGGCTGCTGCCTTCCAGGGACATGATTTCATTCTCTAAGGATAGGTACACTTTTCATGCCAATGGGTCTTTGTCCATCAGCAAAGTGAAACTGCTCGATTCCGGAGAGTACGTGTGCGTGGCCCGGAATCCCAGTGGGGATGacacaaaaatgtacaaactggaCATTGTCTCCCAACCTCCATTAATCAATGGTCTATATACAAACAAAACGGTCATTAAAGCCACCGCTGTGAGGCATTCCAAAAGACTCTTTGACTGCCGAGCTGAGGGATCGCCGTCTCCCCAAATCATGTGGATCATGCCAGACAATATTTTCCTCACAGCCCCATACTACGGAAGCAGAATCACGGTCTATGGGAATGGAACCTTGGAAATTAGGAATGTGAGGCTTTCAGATTCAGCCGATTTTATCTGTGTGGCTCggaatgaaggaggagagagCATGCTGGTGGTACAGTTAGAAGTGCTGGAAATGCTGAGAAGACCAACATTCAGATATCCATTCAATGAAAAAGTAGTTGCCCAGATTGGAAAGCCCACAGTACTGAATTGCTCTGTGGATGGAAATCCGCCACCTGAAATGATCTGGATTTTGCCAAATGGCACACAATTTCCCAATGAACCACAAAATTCTCAGTACTTGATAGCAAGCAATGGTTCTTTTATCATTTACAAAACAACTCGGGGTGACGCAGGAAAGTATCGGTGTGCTGCCAGAAATAAAGTTGGCTATATTGAGAAACTAATTGTACTAGGAATTGGCCAGAAGCCAGTTATTCTTACTTATGCAGTAGGAATAGTTTACTGTATCAGTGGAGACTCTCTTTCACTGCACTGTGTGTCTGATGGAAGCCCTAAGCCAAATATCAAATGGACTGTACCTAGTGGTTATGTAATAGATAGGCCCCAAAGTAATGGAAAATATACATTGCATGAAAATGGCACCTTAGTCATCAAAGAAGCAACAGCTTATGACAGGGGAAACTACATTTGTAAGGCTCAAAATAGTGTTGGCCATGCACTGATTACTGTGCCAGTAATGGTTGTAGCCTACCCTCCCCGTATTACAAATCGCCCACCCAGGAGCATCCTCACAAGAACAGGAGCAGTCGTTCAGCTCCAGTGTGTGGCCCTGGGAGTCCCCAAGCCAGAAATCACATGGGAGATGCCTGACCACTCCCTGCTGTCAAGGGCATATAAAGGGAGGGCCCATGGAATTGAGCCTCCGCACCCACAAGGTACCCTAGTCATTCAGAATCCACAAACCTCAGATTCTGGAGTGTACAAATGCACAGCAAAGAATCCGCTGGGTAGTGATTATGCAACAACTCATATTCAAGTAATCTGA